The stretch of DNA CCGGCGACGAAGCGCTTCGCCTGCGCGAGATGGTCCGCATCGGCGGCCACCACATCCGGGAAGACCGTCTCCATCGTGTCGTCGAAGCGGACCACGTTGAAGCGGTCGCCCGGGCGCAGCCGGTCGAGGCCGACGAGCAGGCTCGCCTTGGCCTGGCGGATCGAGGTGCCGCCCATTGAGCCCGAATTGTCGATGACGAAGATCACGTCCCGCGGCGCCGGGGCGGCCGGGAGCGCGGCGGCGGGCGGGGTCACGACGGCGAGCACGGTCTGCGTGCCGGCCTTGCGCTCGCGGAACAGGCCGAGTGCGGGGGCGGCCCCGGGGGCGGGCGTCCAGGTCAGCTCGAAATCCCGGTCGGCGGCGGTGGCGCCGTCGCGCAGGGCGATGCGGCGCTCGTCTTCGGAGGGTGCCTCGACGGTGATCGCGTGGGTGGCGCTCGCCACGCTGCCGAGGGGGAAGCCGGCCTTGAGGTCGATCGCGAGGGTCAGCGGGTTGACCGGAGCGTGGCGCGACGGATCGAGCACCGGGCCAAAGATGGCGTTCCGGTCGGGCACGGGATCGGGCTCGCCGGGACGATCGGCGGCGGGCAGCAGAGCCGGCGGGGCGGGGTTGTAGCGCGGGGCGGCGACGGTCGGCAGGCGTAGGGAATAGGTGTCGCCGGAGCGGCGCACGGTCTGCTGGTACTGGATCTGCACGATTACGGTCTCGCCGGGGCCGATATTGGCGACCGCGTTGGTGAACAGGTTCGGCCGCTGCTGCTCGATCAGGGCCGCCGCCTTGCCCTCGTCCCGGGCGGCCTCGTAGTCGCGCCGCGCCGCCTGTCGCTCGCGGATGTCCGCGACGATCACCCTGTCGCCGACCACGAGCCGCATCGCGTCGACGGCGGCATCCTCCGGCAGGGGGAACAGGTAGGTGCCCTCGACCCATTCCGTGGTGGTGTTGCGAAACGCCTGGGTGATCGTGGCCCGCGCGGTCGGACCGCTCACCGCGATGGCCGCATCGGCGGCAAGGCGCGGCGCCTCGACCGGCGCCGACCCGCCATGGCGCAGGATCAGGGTGCCGCCGCCTCCCTCCTCCGCACGGGCCGGCGGTCCGCCGAGGACGGTGAGCAGGGCTGCGACGAGCGGGCCGAGGAGGAGGTTGCGGGGCAGCGGCTCGGGCATCGAGCGGGGGCCGGAGATGGAGCGTCGGAGCATCGGATGTCGTCCTCGTTGGCGCCGCCGGTTCGGGACCCGGCCGACCCCGAGGCTCGCGCGGGCCGGGCCTTGCCGCCACGGGACGCTTCGCCAACCTTCCGGCCGCGTGCGCACCGACGTGGGGGACGCAGCCCCGAGCGCGGCGTGGCGGTGCCGGCCCGTCCGGGTTCGTCCTGGTTCGTCCGCCGCCGGCGTCGAGCGCTCGCCGCCAACTGGACCGGCGCGAAGGGGCGGAACTGGCCGTGGGCGATGGGCCGGAGACCCGCTAATGGCCCCGCTTGCCCGGTACCGGCCGGCGCCCCCATCGCCCCGAGTGGCCCATGCCCGATCCGACCTCCCTCGCCCTGTTCTGCGCGGCGTCCCTGGTGCTCGCCGTCACGCCCGGTCCCGGGCTGTTCTACGTCGCCGCCCGGAGCCTCGCCGGGGGCCGCGCCGAGGGCGTGGCATCGAGCTTCGGCACGGGCCTCGGCGGCATGGTCCACGTCCTGGCGGGCGGTCTCGGGGTGTCCGCCCTCGTGCTCGCCAGCGCGGAGCTGTTCACGGTGCTGAAGCTGCTGGGTGCGGCCTATCTGGTCTGGATCGGCTGGCGCACCTTGCGCGCCGCCCGCCGCGACGGGGTGGCCGTCCCCCCGGGCGATGCGCCCTCGGGCGGGGCCGCGCGGGCCTTCCGCGACGGCGTGCTGGTCGAGGCCCTGAACCCGAAGACCGCGGCGTTCTTCCTCGCCTTCGTGCCCCAGTTCGTCGATCCGGCGGCCGGGGGCGTCGCGCTTCAGTTCGTGGTGCTCGGCGCCGTCTCGGTCGGCCTCAACACGCTCGCCGACCTCGCCGTCGCCGTCGCGGCGAGCCGCCTGCGCAAGGGCGCCGCCGCCCGCCCCGGGCTAGTCCGCCGCCTGCGCGAGGCCTCGGGTGCCGCGATGATCGCCCTCGGGGCCGGCCTCGCCCTCGCGCGGCGGCCCGCCGCCTGACGC from Methylobacterium aquaticum encodes:
- a CDS encoding marine proteobacterial sortase target protein; amino-acid sequence: MLRRSISGPRSMPEPLPRNLLLGPLVAALLTVLGGPPARAEEGGGGTLILRHGGSAPVEAPRLAADAAIAVSGPTARATITQAFRNTTTEWVEGTYLFPLPEDAAVDAMRLVVGDRVIVADIRERQAARRDYEAARDEGKAAALIEQQRPNLFTNAVANIGPGETVIVQIQYQQTVRRSGDTYSLRLPTVAAPRYNPAPPALLPAADRPGEPDPVPDRNAIFGPVLDPSRHAPVNPLTLAIDLKAGFPLGSVASATHAITVEAPSEDERRIALRDGATAADRDFELTWTPAPGAAPALGLFRERKAGTQTVLAVVTPPAAALPAAPAPRDVIFVIDNSGSMGGTSIRQAKASLLVGLDRLRPGDRFNVVRFDDTMETVFPDVVAADADHLAQAKRFVAGLEARGGTEMLAPLRAALEDAHPEETGRVRQVVFLTDGAIGDEARIFQAVAEERGRTRLFMVGIGSAPNGHLMRHAAELGRGTFTQIASVAEVADRMRDLLVKLESPVVTDLAATFSEEAEVTPAQLPDLYRGEPVTIAARMRPAEGRPTLGTLTLTGRIGDTPWRTVLDLDRAQEGAGIGKVWARARIGEAETARITGRMTPEASDAAILRLALDHGLTTRLTSLVAIDATPRRPRGARLARADLPLNLPAGWDFEALFGQDVPHDPDPILHRRAELIPAAARGIALPQTATDHEVRLMLGAVLLALALLLRIGGRRVAR
- a CDS encoding LysE family translocator, whose translation is MPDPTSLALFCAASLVLAVTPGPGLFYVAARSLAGGRAEGVASSFGTGLGGMVHVLAGGLGVSALVLASAELFTVLKLLGAAYLVWIGWRTLRAARRDGVAVPPGDAPSGGAARAFRDGVLVEALNPKTAAFFLAFVPQFVDPAAGGVALQFVVLGAVSVGLNTLADLAVAVAASRLRKGAAARPGLVRRLREASGAAMIALGAGLALARRPAA